A stretch of Mycobacterium sp. ITM-2016-00316 DNA encodes these proteins:
- a CDS encoding GNAT family N-acetyltransferase encodes MVESLRFVAVEQTDPLAEPLLAELTVEYAQRYGGTEAGVAAWLRGHPAEEFAAPHGALLIGLLGGQPVTGGAFQRFDADTAELKRIWTDSGYRQRGYAKALLVALEAVIAERGYRRIYLTTGDRQPEAEALYESAGYSRLAEPLPAEGHIHPIAFQKVLR; translated from the coding sequence TTGGTGGAATCTCTGCGCTTTGTCGCGGTGGAACAGACCGACCCGCTGGCGGAGCCGCTGCTCGCCGAACTGACCGTCGAATACGCGCAGCGCTACGGCGGTACCGAAGCCGGCGTGGCGGCCTGGCTGCGGGGTCACCCAGCCGAGGAATTCGCCGCACCGCACGGCGCACTGCTGATCGGGCTGCTCGGTGGGCAGCCCGTGACCGGCGGGGCGTTCCAGCGCTTCGATGCCGACACCGCCGAACTCAAGCGGATCTGGACCGACAGTGGGTACCGGCAGCGTGGCTACGCCAAGGCACTGCTGGTGGCGCTGGAGGCGGTGATCGCCGAACGCGGCTACCGGCGCATCTACCTGACCACCGGGGACCGCCAGCCCGAGGCGGAGGCACTCTACGAATCGGCCGGCTACAGCAGGCTGGCCGAACCGCTGCCCGCGGAAGGTCACATCCATCCGATCGCCTTCCAGAAGGTACTGAGATGA
- a CDS encoding ribonuclease domain-containing protein — translation MRMVMATALLCGLIAGCTPAGECSLAGLPPEVAATVDLIEAGGPFPHRRNDGAIFGNYEGRLPEHERGYYREYTVPTPGLHHRGTRRIVAGGDPPDFYYTDDHYESFCLIGIA, via the coding sequence ATGCGCATGGTGATGGCGACCGCACTGCTGTGTGGGCTGATCGCCGGCTGCACACCCGCGGGCGAATGCTCATTGGCCGGCCTGCCGCCGGAGGTCGCGGCCACCGTGGACCTCATCGAAGCCGGCGGGCCGTTCCCGCATCGGCGCAATGACGGGGCCATCTTCGGTAACTACGAGGGCCGACTGCCCGAGCACGAGCGTGGCTACTACCGCGAGTACACCGTGCCGACCCCCGGACTGCACCACCGCGGGACGCGTCGCATCGTCGCCGGCGGCGACCCTCCGGATTTCTATTACACCGACGACCACTACGAATCCTTCTGCCTGATCGGAATCGCATGA
- a CDS encoding barstar family protein, which translates to MKTYRIDGSQITSTPDFYAEIGRAVNGDGGYFGSNLDALADCLRGGFGTPEDGGFRFVMTSYRQVKSAVGDQLWSTLLHLFSTEGVDLWLTP; encoded by the coding sequence ATGAAGACCTACCGGATCGACGGCTCCCAGATCACCTCGACGCCGGACTTCTATGCCGAGATCGGTCGTGCGGTCAACGGTGACGGCGGCTATTTCGGGTCCAACCTGGACGCGTTGGCCGACTGCCTACGCGGTGGCTTCGGCACCCCCGAGGACGGCGGATTCCGATTCGTCATGACGTCCTACCGGCAGGTCAAGAGCGCCGTCGGCGATCAGCTGTGGAGCACCCTGCTGCACCTGTTCAGCACCGAGGGCGTCGACCTGTGGCTCACCCCCTGA